A stretch of Kyrpidia spormannii DNA encodes these proteins:
- the gap gene encoding type I glyceraldehyde-3-phosphate dehydrogenase → MSIRVGISGMGRIGRLVLRALDSRPELDVVAVNATTDPATLAHLIKYDSVHGRFPGEVVADGDGIRLNGRWIRVVSDRDPLRLPWGELGVEIVLEATGKFTTRDAAAAHLEAGARKVIITTAAKSDDLMVVYGVNHELYDPEKHHIISSSSCTTNCLAPIIAVLQDAFGIVEGAMTTVHSFTGDQRSLDNPHKDLRRARAASQSIVPTTTGAARAIGKIFPELAGRLNGVSIRVPTPNVSLVDLVATLQEPADEEMINHVFTEAARGRLQGILQVSFEPLVSSDYIGDVHSCVVDALSTMLIGERTVKILGWYDNEMGFAHRMVDLMEYVGLRNKVAYPVGDQT, encoded by the coding sequence ATGAGCATCCGAGTGGGGATCTCCGGGATGGGGAGGATCGGACGACTGGTGCTCCGGGCTTTGGACTCCCGGCCGGAGCTCGACGTCGTAGCGGTGAATGCGACGACCGACCCGGCGACCCTCGCCCATCTGATCAAATACGACAGTGTACACGGCCGGTTTCCCGGGGAAGTGGTGGCGGACGGCGACGGCATCCGCCTGAACGGTCGCTGGATTCGCGTCGTGTCCGACCGCGACCCGCTCCGTCTGCCCTGGGGCGAGCTCGGCGTCGAAATCGTGCTGGAGGCGACGGGCAAGTTCACCACCCGGGACGCGGCTGCGGCCCATCTGGAGGCCGGGGCACGGAAAGTGATCATCACCACCGCCGCCAAGTCTGACGATCTCATGGTGGTCTATGGCGTCAATCACGAACTGTATGATCCCGAAAAACACCACATCATCTCCAGCTCTTCCTGCACCACCAACTGCTTGGCCCCGATCATCGCCGTTCTCCAGGATGCCTTCGGGATTGTGGAAGGCGCCATGACAACGGTGCACAGCTTTACGGGCGACCAGCGCAGCCTGGATAACCCGCACAAAGACCTTCGTCGGGCCCGGGCCGCCAGCCAGTCCATCGTGCCCACCACCACCGGGGCCGCCCGGGCGATCGGAAAGATTTTCCCAGAGCTGGCCGGCCGGTTAAATGGCGTGTCCATTCGGGTACCGACCCCGAACGTATCCCTGGTGGATTTGGTCGCGACCCTACAAGAGCCGGCTGACGAAGAAATGATCAACCATGTGTTCACCGAGGCCGCCCGGGGACGCCTTCAGGGCATTCTCCAGGTGTCTTTCGAGCCGCTGGTGTCATCGGACTATATCGGGGATGTCCACTCCTGCGTCGTCGATGCCCTTTCCACCATGCTCATCGGCGAGCGCACGGTCAAAATCCTCGGCTGGTATGACAACGAAATGGGCTTTGCCCATCGCATGGTCGACCTGATGGAGTATGTTGGACTGCGGAACAAAGTCGCTTATCCGGTGGGGGATCAGACATGA
- the glpX gene encoding class II fructose-bisphosphatase gives MTKPEDATLWQNGQLRALTMEMARVTEAAALAAARWLGRGDKWHADDAATKAMREVLREIDIDGTVVIGEGELDEAPMLYIGEHVGSGAGPRVDIAVDPLEGTNILARGEGGAIAVIAAAPRGALLHAPDMYMDKIAVGPRARGHVHLDAPVRDNIRAVAKALDKRVEDVVVVLLDRPRNEHILEEIRNLGARARLIRDGDVSPALATCDERSGVDMLLGRGGAPEGVISAVALKCLGGDFQGRLVPQHEEELARMASMGIQDPARVLMLEDLVKSEDALFAATGITDGALLQGVRFLPGETALTHTIVARAWTRTVREIHGRHHLPSKPTPYRGEQDSPAAGIPKGTPTPVEAGDA, from the coding sequence ATGACGAAACCCGAAGACGCCACCCTGTGGCAAAATGGTCAGTTGCGGGCGCTCACCATGGAGATGGCCCGGGTGACCGAAGCGGCGGCCCTGGCCGCGGCGCGGTGGCTCGGCCGGGGGGATAAGTGGCATGCGGACGATGCGGCGACCAAAGCCATGCGGGAAGTGTTGCGGGAGATCGACATCGACGGCACGGTGGTCATCGGCGAAGGGGAACTCGATGAGGCCCCGATGCTCTATATCGGCGAGCATGTCGGCAGCGGCGCGGGTCCCCGGGTGGACATCGCCGTAGACCCTTTGGAGGGGACGAACATCCTCGCCCGGGGGGAAGGCGGGGCGATTGCCGTGATCGCGGCCGCGCCCCGAGGGGCACTGCTTCACGCCCCGGATATGTACATGGACAAAATCGCCGTTGGACCCCGGGCCCGGGGCCACGTCCACCTGGACGCCCCCGTTCGGGACAATATCCGGGCCGTGGCCAAAGCCCTCGACAAGCGGGTGGAAGATGTGGTGGTGGTGCTTCTCGATCGGCCGCGGAATGAGCACATCCTGGAGGAGATCCGCAACCTCGGCGCCCGGGCCCGCCTGATTCGGGACGGCGACGTCAGCCCGGCCCTCGCCACTTGTGACGAACGCTCCGGGGTCGACATGCTCCTCGGCCGGGGCGGGGCGCCGGAAGGCGTGATCAGCGCCGTGGCGCTTAAATGCCTGGGCGGGGATTTCCAGGGCCGCCTGGTGCCCCAACACGAGGAAGAGCTGGCCCGGATGGCATCCATGGGGATCCAGGACCCGGCGCGGGTGTTGATGCTGGAGGATCTGGTCAAGAGCGAAGATGCGCTCTTCGCGGCCACGGGCATCACCGATGGCGCCCTCCTGCAAGGCGTGCGCTTTCTACCCGGGGAGACGGCTCTGACCCACACCATCGTCGCCCGGGCTTGGACCCGGACGGTGCGAGAGATTCACGGACGCCATCACCTGCCGAGCAAGCCTACCCCCTATCGAGGCGAGCAGGACTCCCCGGCCGCGGGAATCCCCAAGGGCACGCCAACACCCGTGGAGGCTGGGGACGCATAA
- a CDS encoding form I ribulose bisphosphate carboxylase large subunit — protein sequence MEQDAKKRWASGVIPYKEMGYWQPDYEVKDTDVIAAFRVVPQEGIDPEEAAAAVAGESSTATWTVVWTDRLTTYEHYQGKAFRVDPVPGTDQYIAYIAYDIDLFEEGSIANLASSIIGNVFGFKALKSLRLEDMRIPLHYVKTFQGPAHGIVMEREMLNKYGRPLLGATTKPKLGLSARNYGRVVYEALRGGLDFVKDDENINSQPFMRWRDRFLYAMEAVHRAMAETGEIKGHYLNVTGATMEDIYERAEFAKELGSVIVMIDLTVGYSAIQSLAKWARRNSVLLHLHRAGHSTFTRQKTHGVSFRVIAKWMRLAGVDHLHAGTVVGKLEGDPNITKGYYQTLRGMKYDADPRLGLFFEQDWGSMPAVMPVASGGIHAGQVHQLIDLFGEDVIFQFGGGTIGHPMGIAAGATANRVAIEAMIQARNEGRDILREGPEILEKAAKWSPELRAALDVWKDVTFNYASTDTPDVVATPTF from the coding sequence GTGGAACAGGATGCGAAAAAACGCTGGGCCTCCGGGGTCATTCCGTATAAGGAAATGGGATATTGGCAGCCGGATTACGAGGTGAAAGATACGGACGTCATCGCGGCATTCCGGGTGGTTCCCCAAGAGGGGATCGATCCGGAAGAAGCGGCCGCGGCGGTGGCCGGAGAATCCTCGACCGCCACTTGGACCGTGGTGTGGACCGATCGACTGACAACGTACGAACATTACCAAGGGAAGGCGTTCCGTGTCGATCCCGTCCCCGGAACCGACCAGTACATCGCGTATATCGCCTACGACATCGATCTGTTCGAGGAAGGCTCCATTGCCAACCTGGCATCGTCGATCATCGGCAATGTTTTCGGATTCAAAGCCCTCAAAAGCCTCCGGCTGGAGGATATGCGCATCCCGCTGCATTACGTGAAGACCTTCCAGGGGCCAGCCCACGGGATCGTCATGGAGCGGGAGATGCTCAACAAGTACGGCCGCCCGCTTCTGGGAGCGACGACCAAGCCAAAGCTCGGGTTGTCGGCGCGCAACTACGGCCGCGTCGTTTACGAGGCGCTGCGGGGCGGACTCGATTTTGTCAAAGACGACGAGAATATTAACTCCCAGCCGTTCATGCGCTGGCGGGACCGCTTCTTGTACGCCATGGAAGCTGTGCACCGGGCGATGGCGGAAACCGGCGAGATCAAGGGCCATTATTTAAACGTCACCGGGGCGACGATGGAGGACATCTACGAGCGGGCGGAATTCGCCAAGGAGCTGGGAAGCGTCATCGTGATGATCGACCTGACCGTCGGTTACTCGGCGATCCAATCCCTGGCCAAGTGGGCCAGGCGCAACAGCGTCCTTTTGCACCTGCACCGGGCGGGGCACAGCACCTTCACCCGGCAGAAAACCCACGGGGTGTCCTTCCGGGTGATCGCCAAATGGATGCGCCTCGCCGGGGTCGACCATCTCCACGCCGGGACCGTGGTTGGGAAATTGGAAGGAGATCCGAACATCACCAAGGGGTATTATCAAACCCTGCGCGGGATGAAATACGACGCCGATCCGCGGCTCGGGCTCTTTTTCGAGCAGGACTGGGGTTCGATGCCCGCGGTCATGCCCGTGGCTTCGGGTGGAATCCACGCCGGCCAGGTGCATCAATTGATCGACCTGTTCGGTGAAGATGTCATTTTCCAGTTCGGCGGCGGGACCATCGGACACCCCATGGGCATCGCAGCCGGCGCCACGGCCAACCGGGTGGCCATCGAAGCCATGATTCAGGCGCGGAACGAAGGGCGGGATATCCTGCGGGAAGGACCCGAAATTCTGGAGAAAGCGGCCAAATGGTCTCCGGAGCTCCGGGCGGCATTGGACGTGTGGAAAGACGTGACCTTTAACTACGCCTCTACCGATACTCCGGACGTTGTCGCCACCCCGACGTTCTAA
- a CDS encoding ribulose bisphosphate carboxylase small subunit: MSHFRLTQGTFSYLPDFSDEEIAKQVEYSIQNGWAISIEFTDDPHPRNVYWDMWGLPMFDIQDAAAVLTELRACRTAYPNCYIRLNAYDRSYGRQTTALSFIVQRPKEDPGFHVIRQEKSDRQIRYTLTSYATDRPKGARFDS, translated from the coding sequence ATGAGCCATTTCCGACTGACACAGGGGACATTTTCCTATTTACCCGACTTCAGTGATGAAGAAATCGCCAAACAGGTTGAATATTCTATACAAAATGGCTGGGCGATCAGTATTGAATTCACCGATGATCCGCACCCGCGGAATGTGTACTGGGATATGTGGGGACTGCCGATGTTCGACATCCAGGACGCCGCGGCGGTCCTGACGGAACTCCGGGCCTGCCGCACCGCGTATCCGAATTGCTACATCCGACTGAACGCCTACGATCGCAGTTACGGCCGGCAGACGACAGCGCTTTCTTTCATCGTCCAACGTCCCAAAGAAGACCCTGGATTCCACGTCATTCGCCAAGAAAAAAGTGATCGCCAGATCCGTTACACGTTGACGAGTTATGCCACGGACCGGCCCAAAGGCGCTCGGTTTGATTCCTGA